The proteins below are encoded in one region of Paenarthrobacter ilicis:
- a CDS encoding helix-turn-helix domain-containing protein, which produces MDAQGLSTQIQSLDPAIGLRAVGALHRLAEQVEAVHVMTARDAGWTWEQIGDALGVSRQSVHAKYKE; this is translated from the coding sequence ATGGATGCTCAGGGACTCTCCACGCAGATTCAATCATTGGACCCGGCGATCGGCCTCCGGGCGGTGGGTGCCTTGCATCGGTTGGCCGAGCAGGTGGAGGCCGTCCATGTGATGACGGCACGTGACGCGGGCTGGACATGGGAGCAGATCGGGGACGCCCTGGGTGTCTCGCGGCAATCGGTGCACGCAAAATACAAAGAATGA
- a CDS encoding Clp protease N-terminal domain-containing protein, whose translation MFEKFAQDTRRIVGYSMEEARSRGDKRLGTEHLLLGALHEAGAAKVLGVSLDQAREAARRLDSAALKAIGLEVGGLPVAKMPVRGRKPPFSSGARDVMAAMVGYAAKEKSRKITTGNLLVSLMEREEQDPASALLKELNVDRTAVRDRLLSAG comes from the coding sequence ATGTTCGAGAAATTTGCCCAGGACACGCGCAGGATCGTGGGGTACTCCATGGAGGAAGCCCGCAGCCGGGGAGACAAGCGCTTGGGAACCGAACACCTGCTGCTGGGAGCTTTGCACGAGGCAGGGGCTGCCAAAGTGCTGGGTGTCAGCCTTGACCAGGCCCGCGAGGCCGCACGACGCCTGGATTCCGCGGCGCTGAAGGCTATCGGCCTGGAAGTTGGCGGGCTTCCCGTCGCCAAAATGCCGGTCCGTGGCAGGAAGCCACCGTTCAGCTCCGGTGCCCGGGACGTGATGGCCGCAATGGTTGGCTATGCGGCGAAGGAAAAATCCCGCAAGATCACCACCGGCAACCTCTTGGTATCCCTGATGGAGCGCGAAGAGCAGGATCCGGCGTCCGCGCTTCTCAAAGAACTGAACGTTGACCGGACAGCGGTTCGGGACCGCCTGCTCTCCGCTGGATAA
- a CDS encoding glucose 1-dehydrogenase, which translates to MTDQYTFRNPVTAYQQISPPKQHQPEPGLDADLTPKADLGEESYRGTGRLEGRKAIITGADSGIGAATAIAFAREGADVVLSYLPEEEEDASRIAGFIEAAGRKAIKVPGDLKDSDTCRKVVETAVSELGGVDILVNNAGKQVAQKDLADITDEQFDHTQKTNVYAMFWLTKAALPHLQPGSTIINTTSIQAYSPSPTLVDYATTKASINNFTKGLAQQLAPKGIRVNAVAPGPIWTPLQVSSGQPKEELPEFGQSTPLGRAGQPAELAPAYVFLASAESSYVVGETLNVNGGSPTP; encoded by the coding sequence ATGACGGACCAGTACACCTTCCGAAACCCGGTCACCGCGTACCAGCAGATCTCACCGCCCAAGCAGCACCAGCCGGAGCCGGGATTGGATGCAGACCTCACACCCAAGGCGGACCTTGGCGAGGAAAGCTACCGTGGCACTGGACGCCTGGAAGGGCGCAAAGCGATCATCACCGGCGCGGACTCCGGCATCGGCGCAGCCACGGCCATTGCCTTCGCCCGCGAGGGGGCCGACGTCGTCCTTTCCTATCTGCCGGAAGAAGAAGAGGATGCATCGCGCATCGCCGGGTTCATCGAAGCCGCTGGCCGCAAGGCCATCAAGGTTCCGGGTGACCTGAAGGACTCGGACACCTGCCGGAAGGTGGTGGAAACCGCCGTCTCAGAACTGGGCGGAGTGGACATCCTGGTCAACAACGCCGGCAAGCAGGTGGCGCAGAAGGACTTGGCGGACATCACCGACGAGCAATTCGACCACACGCAGAAGACCAACGTGTATGCGATGTTCTGGTTGACCAAGGCAGCACTCCCGCACCTGCAGCCGGGATCAACAATCATCAACACCACATCCATTCAGGCCTACAGCCCGTCGCCCACCTTGGTGGATTACGCCACCACCAAGGCCAGCATCAACAACTTCACCAAAGGCCTTGCCCAGCAGCTGGCACCCAAGGGAATCCGCGTCAATGCAGTGGCACCGGGCCCCATCTGGACTCCCCTCCAGGTAAGCAGCGGCCAGCCCAAGGAGGAACTGCCGGAGTTCGGGCAGTCCACTCCCCTTGGCCGGGCCGGCCAACCGGCCGAGCTGGCACCGGCCTACGTCTTCCTGGCGTCCGCGGAGTCCAGCTATGTGGTGGGCGAAACGCTCAACGTCAACGGCGGCAGCCCCACTCCGTAG
- a CDS encoding RecQ family ATP-dependent DNA helicase, translating into MSLSRDLAALAAASFSLPHLRDGQLAGMKTLAEGRDVLAVMPTGYGKSATYQVAAQYLHNKTGRPAVVVSPLIALQEDQLDGLAEDLGAGSAVAINSSHSDAEVDEAWEAVVSGTASFLFLAPEQLAKPDTVERISAMDITMLVVDEAHCVSSWGHDFRPDYLDLGNVRKRLGNPPVVALTATASPPVRDEIVERLGMTDPVVLVRGFDRPNISLEVVRHQEDKGKRKAVVGHVTALVKEQGMGLLYAATRKDTEKYADKLNAAGLRAAAYHAGKSAVDRENIHQQFLDDHLDVVVATTAFGMGIDKPNVRFVVHADIPESLDAYYQEIGRAGRDGGPAAAILHYRAEDLGLRKFFGTHSTDPKALLSLLALIKNAKAPAPKSALVELTGLPERRITSLVNQLEEADAVAIGKRGVRLKSKAKLPTLVERAVELAEARQRMDQSRLTMMRGYAEADGCRRQFLLAYFGEDLPEPCGNCDDCTDPDRRPGQPDHSAGAAQSDDPFPLQSTVIHKEWGQGLVMRHEDDVITVLFEQEGYKTLSRAAVVEHGLLKPA; encoded by the coding sequence ATGTCACTGAGCCGTGATCTCGCAGCCCTGGCGGCTGCCTCTTTTTCCCTCCCACACCTGCGTGATGGCCAGCTCGCGGGTATGAAGACATTAGCCGAAGGCCGCGATGTGTTGGCTGTCATGCCCACCGGATACGGCAAGTCAGCCACCTACCAGGTGGCGGCCCAGTACCTTCACAACAAAACCGGACGTCCCGCCGTCGTGGTATCGCCGCTGATCGCCCTTCAAGAGGATCAGCTGGACGGCTTGGCCGAGGACCTTGGAGCCGGGTCCGCGGTGGCCATCAACTCTTCGCACAGCGACGCGGAAGTGGACGAGGCCTGGGAGGCTGTGGTGTCAGGGACGGCTTCCTTCCTGTTTCTGGCGCCGGAGCAGTTGGCCAAGCCGGACACAGTGGAACGGATTTCAGCCATGGACATCACCATGCTGGTGGTGGACGAGGCACACTGCGTTTCCTCGTGGGGCCATGACTTCCGGCCCGACTACCTGGACCTGGGGAACGTCCGCAAACGACTCGGCAATCCGCCGGTGGTGGCGCTGACTGCCACCGCATCGCCTCCCGTGCGGGACGAGATCGTGGAGCGGCTGGGCATGACGGACCCTGTGGTTTTGGTGCGGGGTTTCGACCGTCCCAACATCAGCCTTGAGGTTGTCCGCCACCAGGAGGACAAAGGCAAACGCAAAGCGGTGGTTGGGCACGTCACTGCCCTGGTCAAAGAGCAAGGCATGGGCCTTTTGTATGCGGCAACCCGCAAGGACACGGAAAAGTACGCGGACAAGCTCAACGCTGCCGGGCTCCGGGCCGCGGCCTATCACGCAGGTAAATCCGCGGTCGATCGCGAGAACATCCACCAGCAGTTCCTGGATGACCACCTGGATGTGGTTGTTGCCACCACGGCCTTTGGGATGGGCATCGACAAGCCCAATGTCCGGTTCGTGGTTCACGCCGACATCCCCGAATCCCTGGATGCCTACTACCAGGAAATAGGGCGAGCGGGCCGCGACGGCGGGCCGGCAGCAGCCATACTGCACTACCGTGCCGAGGACCTCGGCCTGCGCAAGTTCTTCGGAACGCATTCGACGGACCCCAAGGCCCTGTTGTCTCTGCTGGCGTTGATCAAGAACGCCAAGGCTCCGGCTCCCAAGAGCGCCCTGGTGGAATTGACGGGGTTGCCGGAACGTCGCATCACGTCCCTGGTGAACCAGTTGGAGGAGGCGGACGCGGTGGCCATCGGGAAGCGCGGTGTCCGGCTGAAATCCAAAGCCAAGCTGCCCACTTTGGTGGAGCGCGCCGTCGAACTGGCCGAGGCGAGGCAGCGGATGGACCAGTCACGGCTCACCATGATGCGCGGATACGCCGAGGCTGACGGATGCCGGCGGCAGTTCCTGCTGGCCTACTTCGGTGAGGACCTGCCGGAGCCGTGCGGAAATTGTGACGATTGCACCGATCCGGACAGGCGCCCCGGGCAGCCGGATCACTCGGCCGGCGCGGCCCAGTCCGACGATCCGTTCCCGCTGCAGTCCACGGTGATCCACAAGGAATGGGGACAGGGGCTTGTGATGCGGCATGAAGACGACGTCATCACCGTCCTCTTCGAGCAGGAGGGCTACAAAACCCTGTCCCGGGCAGCCGTGGTGGAGCACGGATTGCTGAAGCCCGCCTGA
- a CDS encoding NAD(P)/FAD-dependent oxidoreductase: MDDSYQVIVVGGGFAGVASAKELGRKGVRVLLIDSNNYHQFQPLLYQVATSQIGVSAIARPLRSVFRRYKSVRVVTAKVESVDAAARSVTTADGRTIRAGILVIAVGAVPNFFNTPGAEEFAFPLYSVTDATRLGTGITRLLDQADKTPGGSVDVVVVGGGPTGVETAGAMAENVKYVVEKYFSPELAARCRVHLVDMLPSVLSMFSAKSQSYATDHLEKIGVQLHMGVGVTEVREDGVTLANGSVVPARIVVWAGGLKAGDLIAGSGLPQGRGGRVDVETDLTAPGVDGVYVLGDAANITDATGAKLPQLGSVAQQAGKWAATNILADLNGGTRTPFKYMDKGYMAMVGRGAAVAELGRKRIQLQGPFAFLSWLVVHLALLSGLQQKARALFSWLNGYLLHSPAQVVVSGPVEKDPPRPVPPSEAP; the protein is encoded by the coding sequence ATGGACGACTCATACCAGGTCATAGTTGTTGGTGGCGGTTTTGCGGGCGTTGCGTCAGCCAAGGAGCTTGGCCGCAAGGGGGTCCGCGTCCTGCTCATCGACTCGAACAACTATCATCAATTCCAGCCGCTCCTGTATCAGGTTGCGACATCCCAAATCGGCGTCTCCGCTATTGCGCGGCCTCTGCGATCGGTGTTCCGCCGCTACAAATCTGTCCGGGTGGTCACGGCAAAGGTGGAGTCCGTTGATGCCGCCGCACGCTCGGTGACCACGGCCGACGGCCGCACCATCCGTGCGGGCATTCTGGTGATTGCGGTGGGTGCCGTCCCCAATTTCTTCAATACTCCCGGTGCGGAAGAGTTCGCTTTCCCGCTGTACTCCGTGACCGATGCCACGCGGCTTGGCACGGGTATCACCCGCTTGCTTGACCAGGCAGACAAGACGCCCGGCGGGTCGGTGGACGTTGTTGTGGTGGGCGGCGGGCCAACCGGGGTGGAGACAGCGGGTGCCATGGCGGAGAACGTGAAATACGTGGTGGAAAAGTACTTTTCTCCGGAGCTTGCTGCGCGGTGCCGGGTGCACCTTGTGGACATGCTTCCCAGTGTCCTCAGCATGTTCTCGGCCAAGTCCCAAAGCTATGCAACCGATCATCTGGAAAAAATCGGCGTGCAGCTGCACATGGGCGTAGGAGTAACCGAGGTAAGGGAGGACGGGGTCACGCTGGCCAACGGCAGCGTAGTGCCCGCCAGGATTGTGGTCTGGGCCGGCGGCCTGAAGGCGGGGGACCTCATTGCTGGCTCTGGACTGCCGCAAGGCCGGGGTGGGCGTGTGGACGTCGAAACCGATCTGACTGCCCCCGGAGTGGATGGCGTGTACGTCCTGGGCGATGCCGCCAACATCACCGACGCCACCGGGGCCAAGCTGCCGCAGCTGGGATCCGTGGCGCAGCAGGCCGGCAAGTGGGCGGCCACCAATATCTTGGCTGATTTGAACGGCGGAACCCGCACGCCCTTCAAATACATGGACAAGGGATATATGGCGATGGTGGGGCGCGGAGCGGCAGTTGCCGAACTGGGCCGCAAACGTATCCAGTTGCAGGGGCCGTTCGCGTTCCTTTCCTGGCTGGTGGTGCATTTGGCACTGTTGTCCGGGCTTCAGCAAAAGGCCCGCGCGCTCTTTTCCTGGCTCAACGGTTACCTTCTGCACAGCCCGGCGCAAGTGGTGGTCAGTGGGCCAGTGGAGAAGGATCCGCCCCGGCCAGTGCCACCCAGCGAGGCTCCCTAG
- a CDS encoding GatB/YqeY domain-containing protein, translating into MSLKERLKADVVDHMKAGDKVALTTVRNVLGEITTREKSGKTPVELDDAQVTSLLQKEAAKRRDTARIYTEAGEDDRAAAEVAEAVIIEAYLPKALTREEVEAMVDDIIVGLKAEGQELSMRSIGVVMKPVTAKVAGRFDGKTVSEIVRGRLA; encoded by the coding sequence ATGTCACTCAAAGAACGCTTGAAAGCCGACGTTGTGGATCATATGAAGGCGGGCGACAAGGTGGCCTTGACCACCGTGCGGAACGTGCTGGGTGAGATCACCACGCGGGAGAAGTCCGGAAAGACTCCGGTTGAACTTGACGACGCGCAGGTGACGTCACTGCTGCAGAAAGAAGCTGCCAAGCGTCGCGACACCGCCCGCATCTACACGGAAGCCGGTGAGGACGATCGTGCGGCAGCGGAGGTTGCGGAAGCCGTGATCATTGAGGCTTATCTGCCCAAGGCCCTTACCCGCGAGGAAGTTGAAGCGATGGTGGATGACATCATCGTTGGGTTGAAAGCTGAAGGGCAGGAGCTCTCCATGAGGTCAATCGGGGTTGTCATGAAGCCGGTCACCGCCAAGGTCGCAGGGCGGTTCGACGGAAAAACTGTCAGCGAGATCGTCCGGGGCCGCCTCGCCTGA
- a CDS encoding MarR family winged helix-turn-helix transcriptional regulator, which yields MGRQGTEVEAPRLAAARIGNDVGLLLAKLHATGSILNNKALADYGLRERSFSVLTLACSGLEPTQRELADFLSLDPSQVVSLVDDLENRRLVERAQGKLDRRAKIIVATAEGRRIHTKARAALDACEQTQLERLDDEENAQLRALLRKALWG from the coding sequence ATGGGCCGGCAAGGCACTGAAGTGGAAGCACCGCGCCTGGCGGCGGCCCGGATCGGCAACGATGTGGGCTTGCTGCTGGCCAAACTTCACGCCACAGGATCAATACTCAACAACAAGGCGTTGGCCGATTACGGGCTCCGGGAACGGTCTTTCTCCGTCCTGACACTGGCCTGCAGCGGACTAGAGCCAACGCAGCGGGAACTGGCCGATTTCCTGAGCCTGGACCCGAGCCAGGTGGTCAGCCTGGTGGACGACCTGGAAAACCGGAGGCTGGTGGAGCGCGCTCAGGGAAAGCTGGACCGGCGGGCCAAAATCATCGTGGCCACAGCTGAGGGACGCAGGATCCACACCAAGGCCCGCGCAGCGCTGGATGCCTGCGAGCAAACGCAACTGGAACGGCTGGATGACGAGGAGAACGCGCAATTGAGGGCGCTGCTCAGGAAGGCTCTGTGGGGTTAG
- a CDS encoding SDR family NAD(P)-dependent oxidoreductase yields MSLNGKVAIVTGSGQGLGLAYARELARQGAAVVINDVNPGTAAEAVAQIEADGGRATAVVVPVGTTEAAKALVAGAVEAFGRLDILVTNAGILRDKSLLKMTDEDFDLVINVHLKGTFTCVREAFAYFKENGVAGRIITIGSPTGQRGNFGQTNYAAAKAGIVGMVRTWALEMNKAGVTVNTVVPVAATAMTKTVPYFRKAVEAEERGEAMPSFFRHDLGFGTADDVAGLIAFLASDEAAGITGQAIGAGGDRLQVWTHPEAASTEYREGGWTYEALIGNAQSLFGPDALQSYGEEFLPLPEGLQPEPATPEAAQAH; encoded by the coding sequence ATGAGTTTGAACGGCAAGGTTGCAATCGTCACTGGTAGTGGACAGGGTCTTGGACTCGCTTACGCGAGGGAACTCGCCCGCCAGGGCGCCGCCGTCGTCATTAACGACGTGAACCCTGGGACCGCGGCGGAAGCTGTTGCGCAGATTGAGGCTGACGGTGGCCGGGCCACGGCCGTGGTGGTTCCGGTGGGTACCACCGAGGCGGCCAAGGCGCTGGTAGCCGGTGCTGTTGAGGCGTTCGGCCGGCTGGACATCCTGGTCACGAATGCCGGAATCCTGCGGGACAAGAGCCTGCTGAAGATGACGGACGAGGATTTTGATCTGGTCATCAACGTGCACTTGAAGGGAACGTTCACGTGCGTTCGTGAAGCGTTCGCGTACTTCAAGGAAAACGGTGTGGCCGGCCGGATCATCACCATCGGTTCTCCCACGGGGCAGCGCGGCAACTTCGGGCAGACCAACTACGCCGCTGCCAAGGCCGGCATTGTGGGCATGGTCCGCACCTGGGCGCTCGAAATGAATAAAGCCGGAGTCACCGTGAACACGGTGGTACCGGTGGCGGCCACAGCCATGACCAAGACCGTCCCGTACTTCCGGAAGGCCGTCGAAGCCGAGGAACGCGGCGAGGCCATGCCGTCCTTCTTCCGCCATGACCTGGGGTTTGGCACGGCCGACGACGTCGCGGGGCTCATTGCCTTCCTTGCCTCGGATGAGGCTGCCGGGATCACGGGCCAGGCCATTGGTGCCGGCGGTGACCGGTTGCAGGTATGGACCCACCCCGAGGCCGCCAGCACCGAGTACCGCGAGGGTGGTTGGACGTACGAGGCCCTGATTGGCAACGCGCAGTCCCTGTTCGGTCCGGATGCGCTCCAGAGCTATGGTGAGGAGTTCCTGCCGCTTCCTGAAGGCCTGCAACCCGAACCGGCCACCCCTGAAGCGGCACAGGCCCACTAG
- a CDS encoding amidohydrolase family protein: protein MARYELGLDVEALDAIDMHVHLEVDSCGHGSLPEALTEASAKYFKAEDRTPSLDRIAEVYRELNMAAVVFTVDARTQLKHEPNSIPELIEGAARNNDVLIPFGSVDPRTGEDAIAGAKHQAVELGARGFKFHPSLQGFDPSNQQFYPLWETLQEQGLPCIFHTGQNGMGAGLPGGYGIKLAYSNPLLLDSVAADFPGLQIIMAHPSVPWQDEANSIATHKSNVFIDLSGWSPKYFPESLVRLSNSVLQDKVLFGTDFPLITPQKWLGAFADLPLKDEVRPKILKDNAVRLLGLGG from the coding sequence ATGGCCCGGTATGAACTTGGCCTCGACGTTGAGGCCCTGGACGCAATCGACATGCACGTCCACCTGGAAGTGGACAGCTGCGGTCACGGCTCCCTCCCCGAAGCACTCACCGAAGCCTCGGCAAAGTACTTCAAGGCGGAGGACAGGACACCATCGTTGGACCGGATCGCGGAGGTGTATCGCGAACTTAACATGGCCGCCGTCGTCTTTACCGTCGATGCCCGGACGCAGCTCAAGCATGAGCCCAACAGCATTCCTGAGCTGATTGAAGGGGCGGCGCGGAACAACGATGTGCTGATTCCGTTCGGCAGCGTCGACCCCCGCACTGGGGAGGACGCAATTGCCGGGGCCAAGCACCAGGCTGTTGAACTGGGCGCACGGGGTTTCAAATTCCACCCGTCACTGCAGGGTTTCGATCCGTCCAACCAGCAGTTTTACCCCTTGTGGGAGACGCTGCAGGAACAGGGTCTGCCGTGTATTTTCCACACCGGCCAGAACGGCATGGGTGCGGGCCTGCCCGGTGGCTACGGCATCAAGCTGGCCTACTCCAACCCCTTGTTGCTCGATTCCGTGGCAGCTGATTTTCCCGGGCTGCAGATCATCATGGCGCACCCTTCCGTGCCGTGGCAGGATGAGGCGAACTCGATCGCGACGCACAAGTCCAACGTCTTCATCGATCTCTCCGGATGGTCGCCCAAGTACTTCCCGGAATCGCTGGTCCGCCTGTCCAACTCTGTTCTCCAGGACAAGGTGTTGTTCGGCACGGACTTCCCGTTGATCACCCCACAGAAATGGCTGGGCGCGTTCGCGGACCTGCCGTTGAAGGACGAAGTCCGCCCCAAAATCCTCAAGGACAACGCCGTCAGGCTGCTCGGGTTGGGTGGCTGA